The segment GCCTCGCCAAAGAGGCCGGGTTCAAAGGAGATCTCGCCGGAAAAGTCGCCGACTTCGCCCTCAAGCTTTATCAATGTTACGACCAGGAAGACGGCACCTACATCGAGATCAACCCCCTCGTCACCCGCGAGTCGGACGGAGAGCTGGTCGCGCTCGACGCCGTGACGATGGTCGACGCGGACGCCCGGTTCCGCCATCCCGATTGGAATTTCACCTTCGCCTCCGAATTCGGCCGCCCCTACACCAACGACGAGCGGGCGATCATGGAGATCGACTCCCGGATCAAGGGTTCGGTGAAGTTCATTGAAATCCCCGGCGGCGATACGGCGCTTTTGCCGGCGGGGGGCGGCGCTTCCGTCTATTATTCCGATGCCGTTTTGGCCTTGGGAGGCAAAATCGCAAATTATGCGGAGTACTCCGGCGATCCCCCCGATTGGGCGGTCGAGGCGCTGACCGAGAAGGTCTGCTCCCTCAAGGGGATCAAGCGGATCATCGTCGGCGGGGCGATCGCCAACTTTACCAATGTCAAGAAAACCTTTGCGGGAATCATCAACGGGTTTCGGAAAGCGAAAGCCGAGGGGAAGCTCGAAGGGGTGGAGATCTGGGTTCGGCGCGGCGGGCCGTTCGAGAAAGAAGGATTGGCGGCGATGAAGGCGCTGGAAGCGGAGGGATTCAACATCCATGTCTATGACCGCTACACACCATTGACCGATATCATCGACTACGCGATTAAAGGAGTGGGAAAATGAGCATTGTCGCCAATAAAGACACCCGCGTTGTGATTCAGGGCGGACCGGCCGGGGTCAACGCCGCCCGCCGGATGGCCGAGTTCTGCCACCTGACCCGCCAACCGCTCCAAGTCCTTGCGTTTGTTTTTCCGCCCGATGCCGGAAAAACGGCGGAGGTCCCCTTCGGAAGCGAATTGGTTTCGATTCCTATTTTCAAAACGATGGCGGAGGCCACGGCCGCTTTTCCCGCCTTGAATACGACCTTGATTTTTGTCGGACCGGATCGCGCGTTTAAAGCGGCGATGGAAGCTTTGGCCGATCCGAAGATCAAGCTGGTCTCGATGATCACGGAAGGGGTGCCGGAAAAAGATTCCAAGCGGCTGAGCCTCGAAGCCAAAAAGCTCGGCAAGGTTTTCAACGGGCCGTCGGCGATCGGGATCATCTCGGCCGGCGAGTGTCGGCTCGGCGTGATCGGCGGGGCATTCGACAACCTGATTCTCTCGAAGCTCCACCGGCCCGGATCGTTCGGCGTGATCACCAAGTCGGGCGGTCTCTCCAACGAGATCATCTGGATCTGCAGCCAGTTCGCCGACGGGATCACAACGGCGATCGGAATCGGCGGCGACGCTTATCCCGGCTCCGACTATGTCACTTACCTCGAGATGTTCGAGCAAGATCCCCAGACCAAAGCGGTCATTATCGTCGGCGAGATGGGGGGAGATCTCGAAGAGCGGGCGGCCGAATGGTACGGCGCCAAGAAGCGTCGCATCCAGCTGATCGGCGTCGTCTCCGGCTTCTGCCAAGAGCAACTCCCGAAAGGGATGAAGTTCGGCCATGCCGGCGCGAAAGAGGGACAGCACGGCGAGGGCTCGGCCCGCAGCAAGGCGGACGCCTTGAAGAAGTCAGGCGCCATCGTGCCGGCGACCTTCGGCGGGCTCGGCCCGACGATCAAGCAGGTGTACGAAGAGATCGTGGCGAAGGGGCTGGTGAAGCCGGTGGTCGACGGCGACGTCACCGCGCTGCCGAAGCTGCCGAAGCCGGTCGAAGAGGCGGTCAAGTCGGGCGATGTCTTCGTCGAGCCGCTCATCAAATCGACGATCAGCGACGACCGGGGGGACGAGCCGCTCTACTACGGCTATCCCGCTTCCGACCTGATCAACAAAGGTTATCAGATCCCTCACGTGATCGGATTGCTCTGGGACAAGCGGTTGATCACCCCGATCGAAGCGGAGATCGTCAAGCGGATCATCATGCTTTCGGCCGACCATGGTCCCTGTGTCTCGGGAGCGCTCACCACGATCATCGCCGCTTGCGCCGGAATTCAGATGGCGCAATCGGTGGCGGCCGGTCTGATCATGATCGGCCCGCGGTTCGGCGGCGCCGTCACCGATGCCGGGAAGTGGTTCAAATACGCGGTTGATA is part of the Candidatus Manganitrophus noduliformans genome and harbors:
- a CDS encoding citrate/2-methylcitrate synthase, which gives rise to MSIVANKDTRVVIQGGPAGVNAARRMAEFCHLTRQPLQVLAFVFPPDAGKTAEVPFGSELVSIPIFKTMAEATAAFPALNTTLIFVGPDRAFKAAMEALADPKIKLVSMITEGVPEKDSKRLSLEAKKLGKVFNGPSAIGIISAGECRLGVIGGAFDNLILSKLHRPGSFGVITKSGGLSNEIIWICSQFADGITTAIGIGGDAYPGSDYVTYLEMFEQDPQTKAVIIVGEMGGDLEERAAEWYGAKKRRIQLIGVVSGFCQEQLPKGMKFGHAGAKEGQHGEGSARSKADALKKSGAIVPATFGGLGPTIKQVYEEIVAKGLVKPVVDGDVTALPKLPKPVEEAVKSGDVFVEPLIKSTISDDRGDEPLYYGYPASDLINKGYQIPHVIGLLWDKRLITPIEAEIVKRIIMLSADHGPCVSGALTTIIAACAGIQMAQSVAAGLIMIGPRFGGAVTDAGKWFKYAVDNKMAPEAFLEHMKKNVGPVPGIGHRVKSVKNPDKRVKELVSFVKSTGISTPHLDFALSVEKITTAKKDTLILNVDGTIAAVLVDLGWPIESLNGFFILARTIGLIGHWVDQTRNGSRLIRLFNYVVNYASPKRREAPPLETNAKKIEVRQEVLK
- a CDS encoding ATP citrate lyase citrate-binding domain-containing protein, whose amino-acid sequence is MAKVLEGPGMGLLSKWGMTVPHYVVITAADQLDRLSQANPWLRESKLVVKAHEAIGSRMKLGLVKVGLDLDAARKASGEMLGKSLNGMTISQVIISEMIQHKEEFYLAVKSVREGAELLLASVGGIEVEANWEKVKRIAIPLGTDPTRDQLASLAKEAGFKGDLAGKVADFALKLYQCYDQEDGTYIEINPLVTRESDGELVALDAVTMVDADARFRHPDWNFTFASEFGRPYTNDERAIMEIDSRIKGSVKFIEIPGGDTALLPAGGGASVYYSDAVLALGGKIANYAEYSGDPPDWAVEALTEKVCSLKGIKRIIVGGAIANFTNVKKTFAGIINGFRKAKAEGKLEGVEIWVRRGGPFEKEGLAAMKALEAEGFNIHVYDRYTPLTDIIDYAIKGVGK